Proteins encoded within one genomic window of Mycolicibacterium aubagnense:
- a CDS encoding heterodisulfide reductase-related iron-sulfur binding cluster, protein MENLEHTLDVARLVIGLLATVVVLGFAAKRVLWLTKLISSGQKLGDERGRKDDLARRFLNQNKEVFAQSKLLKWSIPGIAHFFTMWGFFVLASVYLEAYGVLFDPKFAIPFVGHWAVLGFLQDFFALAVLAGIIVFAIIRLTKNPDTIGRESRFYGSHNGGAWEILIMIFLVILTYAIFRGAAVNVLGEHFPYQNGAFFSDGMAALLAPLGHTANVWIETIALLAHIGVMLVFLLIVLHSKHLHIGLAPINVTFKRLPDGLGPLLPMEYQGEPIDFDDPAEDAVFGRGRIEDFTWKANLDMSTCTECGRCQSQCPAWNTGKPLSPKLVMMNLRDHLFAKAPYIIEGKPMPDAGSVDFATLGDSLHGHGVPEDGFARIEGSGPEQALRPLVGTAEQGGVIDPDVLWSCTNCGACVEQCPVDIEHIDHIVDMRRYQVMVESEFPGELGVLFKNLELKGNPWGQNAKERTTWIDELDFDIPVYGQDVDSFEGFEYLFWVGCAGAYEDRAKKTTKAVAELLATAGVKFLVLGTGETCTGDSARRAGNEFLFQQLAAQNVETINELFDGVDAAKRKIVVTCPHCFNTIGREYPQLGANYTVVHHTQLLNRLVRDKKLIPVSSASQEVTYHDPCFLGRHNKEYEAPRELVGAAGATLTEMPRHADRGLCCGAGGARMWMEEHIGKRINTERAEEAVDTGASAIATGCPFCRVMMSDGVDDVAATRSIDKTEVLDVAQLLLNSLDTSTVTLPAKGTAAKASAALAEKKAKEAPKPAPAPEPVAEAAPAAEAPAAPTAPAAAGGAAAKPVTGLGMAAKRPGAKKAAAPAAPAAEAAAPAGGLGLAAGAKRPGAKKAAAPAAPAAEAAAPAAAPAAAANGLGLAAGAKRPGAKKAAAPAAATAPAPAAEAAPAAEAPAAPAAPAAPVVGLGLAAGARRPGAKKAAAPAAAPAAPAAAEPASTATEPASTAVEPAPAAEAKPEPPVVGLGMKPGARRPGKR, encoded by the coding sequence GTGGAGAATCTCGAACACACGCTCGACGTGGCCAGACTGGTCATCGGGCTGTTGGCAACGGTCGTGGTCCTGGGGTTCGCGGCTAAGCGTGTCCTGTGGTTGACCAAGCTGATCAGCTCGGGGCAGAAGCTCGGTGATGAGCGTGGCCGTAAAGACGATCTGGCCCGCCGCTTCCTGAATCAGAACAAGGAAGTGTTCGCGCAGTCGAAGCTGCTGAAGTGGTCGATCCCCGGTATCGCGCACTTCTTCACCATGTGGGGCTTTTTCGTCCTCGCGTCGGTGTACCTGGAGGCTTATGGGGTCCTGTTCGATCCGAAGTTCGCCATCCCGTTCGTGGGGCATTGGGCGGTGCTGGGTTTCCTGCAGGACTTCTTCGCCCTGGCCGTGCTGGCCGGCATCATCGTGTTCGCGATCATCCGCCTGACCAAGAACCCGGACACTATTGGTCGTGAGTCCCGGTTCTACGGCTCGCACAACGGTGGCGCGTGGGAGATCCTGATCATGATCTTCCTGGTCATCTTGACCTACGCGATCTTCCGCGGCGCCGCCGTGAACGTGCTCGGCGAGCATTTCCCGTACCAGAACGGCGCGTTCTTCTCCGACGGCATGGCCGCGCTGCTGGCCCCGCTGGGGCACACCGCCAACGTGTGGATCGAGACCATCGCCCTGCTCGCCCACATCGGGGTGATGCTGGTGTTCCTGCTGATCGTGCTGCATTCCAAGCACCTGCACATCGGGCTGGCCCCGATCAACGTCACCTTCAAGCGCCTGCCCGATGGTCTGGGCCCGCTGCTGCCGATGGAATACCAGGGCGAGCCGATCGACTTCGACGACCCGGCCGAGGACGCGGTGTTCGGCCGCGGCCGCATCGAGGACTTCACCTGGAAAGCCAACCTGGACATGTCGACCTGCACCGAGTGCGGCCGCTGCCAGTCCCAGTGCCCGGCCTGGAACACCGGAAAACCGTTGTCCCCCAAGCTCGTCATGATGAACCTGCGCGATCACCTGTTCGCCAAGGCGCCGTACATCATCGAAGGCAAACCGATGCCCGACGCCGGCTCGGTCGACTTCGCCACCCTCGGCGACAGCCTGCACGGGCACGGGGTGCCCGAGGACGGTTTCGCCCGCATCGAAGGGTCCGGGCCCGAGCAGGCGCTGCGCCCGCTGGTCGGCACCGCCGAGCAGGGCGGCGTCATCGATCCTGATGTGTTGTGGTCCTGCACCAACTGCGGGGCGTGTGTGGAGCAGTGCCCGGTGGACATCGAGCACATCGATCACATCGTGGACATGCGCCGCTACCAGGTCATGGTCGAATCCGAATTCCCCGGCGAGCTCGGTGTGCTGTTCAAGAACCTCGAACTCAAGGGCAACCCCTGGGGCCAGAACGCCAAAGAACGCACCACCTGGATCGACGAGCTGGACTTCGACATCCCGGTCTACGGCCAAGACGTGGACAGTTTCGAGGGGTTCGAGTACCTGTTCTGGGTGGGCTGCGCCGGGGCGTATGAGGACCGCGCCAAAAAGACCACCAAGGCCGTCGCTGAACTGCTCGCCACCGCCGGGGTGAAGTTCCTGGTGCTGGGCACCGGGGAAACCTGTACCGGGGATTCGGCCCGCCGCGCCGGCAACGAGTTCCTGTTCCAGCAGCTCGCCGCGCAGAACGTCGAAACCATCAACGAGCTGTTCGACGGGGTCGATGCGGCCAAACGCAAGATCGTGGTCACCTGCCCGCACTGCTTCAACACCATCGGCCGCGAATACCCGCAACTCGGCGCGAACTACACCGTGGTGCACCACACCCAGCTGCTCAACCGGCTGGTGCGGGACAAAAAACTGATCCCCGTCTCCAGCGCCAGCCAAGAGGTCACCTATCACGACCCGTGCTTCCTGGGCCGGCACAACAAGGAGTACGAGGCCCCGCGTGAGCTGGTCGGCGCGGCCGGCGCGACGCTCACCGAGATGCCCCGGCACGCCGACCGTGGCCTGTGCTGTGGTGCCGGTGGCGCCCGCATGTGGATGGAAGAGCACATCGGCAAACGCATCAACACCGAGCGCGCCGAAGAGGCCGTCGACACCGGCGCCTCCGCGATCGCGACCGGCTGCCCGTTCTGCCGCGTCATGATGAGCGACGGCGTCGATGACGTGGCAGCCACCCGCAGCATCGACAAAACCGAGGTGCTCGACGTCGCTCAGCTGCTGCTGAACTCGCTCGACACCAGCACGGTGACGCTGCCCGCCAAGGGCACGGCGGCAAAGGCTTCCGCGGCGCTGGCGGAGAAGAAGGCCAAGGAAGCCCCCAAGCCCGCTCCGGCTCCGGAACCTGTCGCTGAAGCCGCTCCCGCGGCCGAGGCACCCGCCGCCCCGACCGCCCCCGCCGCCGCCGGCGGCGCCGCCGCCAAGCCGGTCACCGGCCTCGGCATGGCCGCCAAACGCCCCGGCGCCAAGAAGGCTGCCGCACCGGCTGCACCTGCTGCTGAGGCCGCCGCCCCGGCGGGCGGTTTGGGTCTGGCTGCCGGCGCCAAGCGTCCGGGTGCCAAGAAGGCCGCCGCTCCGGCTGCACCTGCTGCTGAGGCCGCCGCTCCGGCAGCCGCCCCGGCCGCTGCTGCCAACGGTCTGGGTCTGGCCGCGGGCGCCAAGCGTCCGGGTGCCAAGAAGGCTGCCGCTCCGGCCGCCGCTACTGCCCCGGCTCCTGCTGCTGAGGCTGCTCCCGCCGCCGAGGCACCGGCCGCACCGGCCGCGCCTGCGGCTCCCGTCGTCGGGCTCGGCCTGGCTGCGGGTGCGCGTCGTCCCGGCGCCAAGAAGGCCGCTGCTCCGGCAGCAGCACCGGCTGCTCCTGCGGCTGCTGAGCCGGCATCGACCGCCACCGAGCCTGCCTCGACTGCGGTCGAACCGGCCCCGGCGGCCGAGGCCAAGCCGGAACCGCCGGTCGTCGGACTGGGCATGAAGCCAGGCGCACGGCGCCCCGGTAAGCGGTAA
- a CDS encoding Hsp70 family protein, producing the protein MSNGLGLSIGQTNLVAVPAGRPPVSRRAILSLYPDRPAEVGIPTQPGGLVLTGFVERVGDPIPLIAPDGSAHRGEAVLAEALDAMARTVGGGSPIVIAAPAHWGMSTIGALAAALRGKPGLAAAPVVSDAAAALAGLKAGPGLPDHGVVALCDFGGSGTSVTLADAATLSQIGETVRYPEFSGDLVDQALLNHVIAGITESADADPAGTAAVGSLSQLRDQCRQAKERLSSETATSVSANLPGFASALRITRPELERLLEPALAGLVAVVQETLQRNQIPAGVLTALATAGGGASIPIVTQRLSEHFRVPVVTSPQPALTAAGGAPLVDPSTMSADAPTGMAPTMGWAAGPAGWAGGPATMAAPVPPADANPSSTVGPSLAWSDDEEPGGAVGGDYPTDFATGYAEAAPFGETTARPAMDFAHEEEDNLPDVAPLPWYRRPPLLFGAAAAAFLVAGGSWAAVGLTSNDSQSGPVTVDVTTTITGPDGSITTSTYKATKSVVTQTNPNGQVETSTVTNPITTTTDAPTTTTTTDSSTTSSTTTTTTTTTTDTTTTTTTTTPSTTTTTTTTQPPTTTTPPTTTQPPTTTQPPTTTQPPTTTQAPTTQTPTAQPTTQAPSTQTPSAQPTKASQASASQPSTATTH; encoded by the coding sequence ATGAGCAACGGGCTCGGTTTGTCGATCGGCCAGACCAACCTGGTGGCCGTGCCGGCCGGGCGACCCCCGGTGAGCCGTCGCGCCATTTTGTCCCTGTACCCGGATCGGCCCGCCGAAGTCGGCATCCCCACGCAGCCCGGCGGCCTGGTGCTCACCGGTTTCGTCGAGCGCGTCGGCGATCCGATTCCCCTGATCGCCCCGGACGGTTCGGCACATCGCGGCGAGGCCGTCCTGGCCGAGGCTCTCGATGCCATGGCCCGGACCGTGGGTGGCGGCAGCCCCATCGTCATCGCCGCACCGGCGCATTGGGGGATGTCCACCATCGGCGCACTCGCCGCGGCCCTGCGCGGCAAGCCTGGCCTGGCGGCCGCACCGGTGGTCTCCGACGCGGCCGCAGCGCTCGCCGGCCTCAAGGCCGGGCCCGGGCTACCTGACCACGGCGTGGTGGCGCTCTGCGATTTCGGCGGTAGCGGTACCAGCGTCACCCTTGCCGACGCCGCGACCCTGAGCCAGATCGGCGAGACGGTGCGCTACCCGGAGTTCTCCGGCGACTTGGTGGACCAGGCCCTGCTGAACCACGTCATCGCCGGCATCACCGAGTCCGCCGACGCGGACCCGGCCGGCACGGCGGCGGTCGGCTCGCTGTCCCAGCTGCGGGACCAGTGCCGGCAGGCCAAGGAGCGGTTGTCGTCGGAGACGGCGACGTCGGTCAGCGCCAACCTGCCCGGTTTCGCTTCGGCGCTGCGCATCACCCGCCCGGAGCTGGAACGACTGCTGGAGCCGGCCCTCGCGGGGCTGGTCGCCGTCGTCCAGGAAACCTTGCAGCGCAACCAGATTCCGGCCGGCGTCCTGACGGCTCTGGCCACCGCCGGCGGGGGTGCCTCGATTCCGATCGTCACCCAACGACTTTCGGAGCACTTCCGGGTCCCGGTCGTGACCTCGCCGCAGCCTGCGCTCACCGCGGCCGGCGGCGCTCCCTTGGTTGATCCGAGCACCATGAGCGCCGACGCACCGACGGGGATGGCACCCACCATGGGCTGGGCCGCCGGCCCCGCGGGCTGGGCGGGCGGCCCCGCCACCATGGCTGCTCCGGTGCCTCCCGCCGACGCGAACCCGTCCTCGACCGTCGGGCCGTCGCTGGCCTGGTCTGACGACGAGGAACCCGGTGGCGCCGTAGGCGGGGACTACCCCACGGATTTCGCGACCGGCTACGCCGAGGCAGCGCCTTTCGGCGAGACCACGGCCCGGCCGGCGATGGACTTCGCCCATGAAGAAGAGGACAACCTGCCCGACGTGGCGCCGCTGCCCTGGTACCGGCGCCCACCGCTGCTCTTCGGCGCGGCCGCGGCAGCGTTCTTGGTCGCCGGTGGCAGTTGGGCCGCGGTTGGGCTCACCAGCAACGACTCCCAGTCGGGTCCGGTGACGGTCGACGTCACCACCACCATCACCGGACCCGACGGCTCCATCACCACCAGCACCTACAAGGCCACGAAGTCCGTTGTGACGCAGACGAATCCGAATGGTCAGGTGGAGACGTCGACGGTGACCAACCCGATCACCACCACCACGGACGCGCCGACCACCACGACGACCACCGATTCGTCGACCACCAGCTCGACCACGACCACCACGACCACAACCACCACCGACACCACGACCACCACCACGACGACCACTCCGTCGACGACGACGACCACCACGACGACGCAACCGCCCACCACGACCACCCCGCCCACGACGACCCAGCCGCCGACGACGACGCAACCGCCCACCACCACGCAGCCGCCGACCACCACGCAGGCCCCGACGACGCAGACGCCCACCGCGCAGCCGACCACCCAGGCGCCCAGCACCCAGACCCCAAGCGCCCAGCCCACGAAGGCAAGCCAGGCGTCGGCCTCGCAGCCATCGACAGCGACCACCCATTGA
- a CDS encoding Rv0340 family IniB-related protein, translating to MANPLLDFVMSVVRDPDVAAHYAADPAGAIADANLTGVTTADVAHLIPVVSESLGTVSSAAGGVPTAGFDDPGVNVWTSGAATAAFDAFDAVNTHVPTVVSPHVISDPDLGGFDSAPDLPVHTAVPDLAMSDDLGLHNDVPVIDAGHLSDPGALDWHAVDTADPSLGSSVEHHQGFDFFS from the coding sequence GTGGCAAATCCGCTGCTGGATTTCGTCATGTCGGTGGTCCGGGATCCCGACGTGGCAGCGCACTACGCCGCCGACCCCGCCGGTGCCATCGCCGACGCCAACCTCACCGGCGTCACCACCGCGGACGTCGCGCACCTCATCCCGGTGGTCTCCGAGTCCCTGGGGACGGTGTCTTCCGCTGCCGGTGGCGTGCCGACCGCCGGATTCGACGATCCCGGCGTGAACGTCTGGACCAGTGGTGCCGCCACGGCGGCCTTCGACGCCTTCGACGCCGTCAACACGCACGTGCCGACGGTCGTTTCCCCGCACGTGATTTCCGATCCTGACCTGGGCGGATTCGACAGCGCACCGGACCTTCCAGTGCACACCGCTGTGCCGGACCTGGCCATGTCCGACGATCTGGGCCTGCACAACGACGTCCCGGTCATCGACGCCGGGCACCTGTCGGATCCGGGTGCGCTCGACTGGCACGCGGTCGATACCGCAGACCCGTCGTTGGGCTCGTCTGTTGAGCACCATCAGGGCTTCGACTTCTTCAGCTGA
- the iniR gene encoding isoniazid response ATPase/transcriptional regulator IniR: MTPDPLAALATARGAKALVLGGIGSGKTTALEAVRNALRAKDTTTLARVPRNGDTQDAAIVIDDVQLLSTAELELLTELAGEPGRTVVVSAEPLAHEPALNALITTLSRQHPPIQLASMTPREIHEALARAGVPGNQVPGLFAGTGGIPLLVYSALSALASGGDPMRSASVALSERLRRLDEHLLDTLLLCSLSPELGPDDIAAALQLPGDGAAVLMDRARASGLLSASLHPRFTDTLHRTLTQLVGAARHRETESRLLRSQIESATLSTELALKLAEHGTVDDLLAAYLIQRAAPAEPGAAARLYRAAARAGTAPADIHLADALAVTGDCATAGTLADELLTAEDADARAQAVRIAASVAMHDGAAAHAADLYRWLGPSSDPFVAAAGAVVGVATADAELARTCLQAENSMPPTSSARAARGLAEGMLLTLDQPFAVAMARLTQAVGSTNGVHSVAPDSPAALLGLVALHGGDAVRARSVIGRAVRTGANQGFSQLRHRLLLGWIRMLDGQLDSAVPSLGTTEAADLHRRDALWLTALQTAVARRSGDTGALQKHWYAAMEVLAEYSLDLYALMPLGELWVAAARLQQIDQLRQPLAEAFGLLRAAGNPALWAVPLHWAGVHAGILANAPEAVAPHGQALAAASRAEGAHGAFATALAGAGRAWLRVLADGVDAAEVTSAARGLARFGLTWDATRLASQAALHSADGKISGAMLQLARDLKQDAALEAAADPIELAAPAIPHEPSAGPDVRNTTPPPASGGTRTTSAATPAWTRLSDREREVAELVLQGMPYRDIGARLLISAKTVEHHVARIRRRLGAESRSEMLSMLRALLVEKA, encoded by the coding sequence TTGACACCCGATCCGCTAGCCGCCCTGGCCACCGCACGCGGTGCCAAGGCACTGGTGCTGGGCGGAATCGGCAGCGGTAAGACCACCGCCCTGGAGGCGGTACGGAATGCCTTGCGCGCCAAAGATACAACGACGCTGGCGCGGGTGCCACGAAACGGCGACACCCAGGACGCGGCCATCGTCATCGACGACGTGCAGCTGCTGTCGACGGCAGAACTGGAGTTGCTCACCGAGCTGGCCGGGGAGCCGGGCCGCACCGTGGTGGTCAGCGCCGAACCGTTGGCGCATGAGCCCGCACTCAATGCCCTCATCACCACCTTGAGCCGGCAACATCCGCCGATTCAGCTGGCCTCCATGACGCCTCGCGAGATCCACGAGGCGCTGGCCCGCGCCGGCGTCCCCGGCAACCAGGTGCCCGGCCTATTCGCCGGCACCGGCGGCATCCCGCTGCTGGTGTACTCGGCGCTGTCCGCGCTGGCCTCGGGCGGCGATCCGATGCGGTCCGCCTCGGTCGCGTTGAGCGAGCGGTTGCGCCGGCTGGACGAGCATCTGTTGGATACGTTGTTGCTGTGTTCGCTCAGCCCCGAACTGGGGCCCGACGACATCGCCGCCGCCCTGCAGCTGCCCGGTGACGGCGCGGCCGTGCTGATGGACCGGGCCCGCGCCAGCGGTCTGCTGTCCGCCTCGCTGCACCCGCGGTTCACCGACACGCTGCACCGGACCCTCACCCAACTGGTCGGCGCCGCGCGGCATCGCGAGACCGAATCCCGGCTGCTGCGTTCGCAGATCGAATCAGCCACGCTGTCAACCGAATTGGCGCTGAAGTTGGCCGAGCACGGCACGGTCGACGACCTGCTGGCGGCCTACCTGATCCAGCGCGCCGCGCCCGCCGAGCCCGGTGCGGCCGCGCGCCTGTACCGCGCCGCGGCCCGCGCCGGCACCGCCCCGGCGGACATCCACCTCGCCGACGCGCTGGCCGTCACCGGCGACTGCGCGACCGCGGGCACCTTGGCAGACGAACTGCTCACGGCGGAGGACGCCGACGCCCGGGCCCAGGCGGTGCGCATTGCGGCCAGCGTCGCCATGCACGACGGCGCCGCCGCGCACGCCGCGGATCTGTACCGGTGGCTCGGCCCCAGTTCCGATCCGTTCGTCGCTGCTGCGGGCGCCGTGGTCGGCGTCGCCACCGCCGACGCGGAGCTTGCCCGCACGTGCCTGCAGGCCGAGAACTCCATGCCGCCAACGTCTTCCGCGCGCGCAGCCCGCGGCCTGGCAGAAGGCATGCTGCTGACGCTCGACCAGCCGTTCGCGGTGGCGATGGCGCGGCTGACACAGGCCGTCGGCTCGACCAACGGTGTCCACTCGGTCGCGCCCGACAGCCCGGCCGCGCTGCTGGGCCTGGTCGCGCTGCACGGCGGCGACGCCGTCCGCGCGCGCAGCGTAATCGGCCGAGCCGTCCGGACCGGCGCCAACCAGGGCTTCTCCCAGCTGCGCCACCGGCTGCTGCTCGGCTGGATCCGGATGCTCGACGGCCAACTCGATTCCGCGGTCCCGTCTTTGGGCACGACGGAGGCGGCCGACCTACACCGCCGCGACGCGTTGTGGTTGACCGCGCTGCAGACCGCCGTCGCACGGCGCAGCGGCGATACCGGTGCGCTGCAGAAACATTGGTACGCGGCCATGGAGGTCCTGGCCGAGTACTCCCTGGACCTGTATGCGCTCATGCCGCTGGGTGAGTTGTGGGTGGCCGCGGCCCGGCTGCAGCAGATCGATCAGCTGCGTCAACCCCTGGCCGAGGCGTTCGGGCTGCTGCGGGCCGCCGGCAATCCGGCGCTGTGGGCCGTCCCACTGCACTGGGCGGGCGTGCACGCCGGAATCCTGGCCAATGCGCCCGAGGCCGTCGCTCCGCATGGGCAGGCCCTGGCCGCGGCGAGCCGTGCCGAGGGCGCGCACGGCGCCTTCGCCACCGCACTCGCCGGCGCCGGTCGCGCCTGGCTACGAGTTCTGGCCGACGGCGTCGACGCCGCGGAGGTGACATCAGCCGCCCGGGGGCTGGCCCGATTCGGGCTGACGTGGGATGCCACCCGCCTGGCCAGTCAGGCAGCGCTGCATTCGGCCGACGGCAAGATCTCCGGCGCCATGTTGCAGCTGGCGCGCGACCTCAAGCAGGACGCGGCCCTCGAGGCCGCGGCCGATCCCATCGAGCTTGCGGCCCCCGCTATTCCTCACGAGCCGTCTGCCGGCCCAGATGTGCGCAACACCACACCACCTCCTGCCTCGGGTGGCACTCGGACCACGTCCGCCGCAACACCGGCCTGGACCCGGCTGTCCGACCGGGAACGTGAGGTTGCCGAGCTGGTGCTGCAGGGCATGCCCTACCGCGATATCGGAGCCCGGCTGCTGATCTCAGCGAAGACCGTCGAACACCATGTCGCCCGGATTCGCCGCAGGTTGGGGGCCGAATCCCGGTCCGAGATGCTGTCGATGCTGCGCGCGTTGCTCGTCGAGAAAGCTTGA
- a CDS encoding IniB N-terminal domain-containing protein — protein MTSLIEFIIDLFRFPTVASSFVADPQGTMQNAGLANVTAAQLASVAASAVPAGVVLGGGDPVVGLQNAVSDYYSMSSPFSPQSGFVSQPTFAPDTSLASGNNVPIASGNNVPVLSPTQDAGANAQQGAFNLGFGDITLGGSHVQQGDGGVNIAGSNSGDIASGKGAVMGDGNTVNNGDIHAGSHSPVIIGTGNHAVDNSTTAGGNVIAGNSGPVISDVNTGGGNGGSASAGGGLIGGGHANAGSGGSGGNIVINDGNTTNTHVGGNQTTAGHDLGSGNTSVIDDSSHSSTVNTSLNSGNTANTSIGSGNSTHTSIGSGNTTHTDVSSDNSVHSTVADNSVHEASMNTYAPTDTHTTTDISHTTHVDPTHMH, from the coding sequence ATGACCAGCCTGATCGAATTCATCATCGACCTGTTCCGCTTCCCGACCGTGGCGAGCTCGTTCGTCGCGGACCCGCAGGGCACCATGCAGAACGCCGGTCTCGCCAACGTCACCGCCGCGCAGCTGGCTTCGGTGGCCGCCAGCGCGGTGCCCGCGGGCGTGGTGCTCGGTGGCGGCGACCCGGTCGTCGGCCTGCAGAACGCGGTCTCGGACTACTACAGCATGTCCTCGCCGTTCTCCCCGCAGAGCGGATTCGTCTCGCAGCCGACCTTCGCTCCCGACACCTCGCTGGCCAGCGGCAACAACGTGCCGATCGCCAGCGGCAACAACGTCCCGGTGCTGAGCCCCACTCAGGACGCCGGAGCCAACGCCCAGCAGGGTGCCTTCAACCTGGGCTTCGGTGACATCACCCTCGGTGGCAGCCACGTCCAGCAGGGCGACGGCGGCGTCAACATCGCCGGCAGCAACAGCGGTGACATCGCCAGCGGCAAGGGCGCCGTCATGGGTGACGGCAACACCGTCAACAACGGCGACATCCACGCCGGCAGCCACTCCCCGGTGATCATCGGTACCGGCAACCACGCGGTCGACAACTCGACCACCGCGGGCGGCAACGTCATCGCCGGTAACTCCGGCCCGGTGATCAGCGACGTCAACACCGGTGGCGGCAACGGCGGCAGCGCCAGCGCCGGCGGCGGTCTGATCGGCGGCGGCCACGCCAACGCGGGTAGCGGTGGCAGCGGCGGCAACATCGTCATCAACGACGGCAACACCACCAACACCCACGTCGGTGGCAACCAGACCACCGCCGGGCACGACCTGGGCAGCGGCAACACCAGCGTCATCGATGACTCGTCGCACTCCTCGACTGTCAACACGAGCCTGAACAGCGGGAACACCGCCAACACCAGCATCGGTAGCGGCAACAGCACCCACACCAGCATCGGTAGCGGGAACACCACCCACACCGACGTCAGCTCGGACAACTCGGTCCACAGCACGGTCGCCGACAACTCGGTGCACGAGGCGAGCATGAACACCTACGCACCGACCGACACCCACACCACCACCGACATCAGCCACACCACCCACGTCGATCCGACGCACATGCACTGA